DNA from Luteolibacter yonseiensis:
TGCGTGAAACGACCTCGCCGGAACGGTAGAAGAGATATTCCAGCAACCGGTATTCGAGAGCGGTGAGTTCGACCGGCCTGTCACCGCGGCAGACGCTGCGGCGCATGGGGTCGAGCTCGAGATCCGCGACGGACATCCGCGGGCTTTTTTTCACGTAGCTCCGCCGCAGGAGAGCCCGGACTCGGGCGAGGGCTTCGGAGAGCGGAAAAGGTTTTACCAGATAATCATCCGCGCCCGCGTCCAGCGCCGCGAGCCGGTCTTCCAATCCATCCCGCGCGCTGATGACGATGATGTGAACGGAATTTCCCTTGGTACGAAGCCGCCGCAGGATCTCCATGCCATCCACATTCGGCAGCATCAGGTCGAGCAGGACGAGGTCATGCCCGCCGCCGTCCGCAGCCCAAAGGCCTTCGTCGCCGGTTGCGGCGACATCCACGAGGTAGCCGGCCTCACGAAGGTATTGGCCGACGGCATTGCGCAGCGGGGCGTTGTCTTCGATGAGGAGCAGGCGCATGGCGGGTTTTATCTCCAACGTTTGGTCAGATCACCATATCCATCGATCCTCCGGTCCCGGAAAAAGGGCCAGATGCGGCGGAAATCTTCCACCGCTTGGAAATCGAGGTCGTGATAAAGGATTTCCTCACGCTCGGTGGAGGCCTTGGCGACGAGTTCTCCGTAGGGATTCGCGACAAAGGAGCGGCCCCAGAACTCGGTGTCGCCCTGGGTGCCGGTGCGGTTCACCGCGGCGAGGTAGCAGCCGTTGGCGACGGCGTGGCCGCGCTGCACGGTTTCCCATGCGCAATGCTGGGCATCTCCGAGAGTCGGCTTTTCCTCCGGCAGCCAGCCGATGGCGGTGGGATAAACGAGGATCTGCGCACCGCCGAGAGCCATCAGACGGGCGGCTTCGGGATACCATTGGTCCCAACAGATGAGCACGCCGATTTTCCCGAACTTCGTATCCCAGACAGGCCAACCGCTGTCGCCGGGGGTGAAATAGAATTTTTCTTCGAACGCGGGATCCTGCGGAATGTGGCTCTTCCGGTATAGACCCATCAGGGACCCGTCTGCATCGTGGATGGCCGCGGTATTGTGATAAAGGCCGGGGCCGCGATGCTCGAAGAGCGAGGAAACAAGCACGATGCCAAGTTTCCCGGCGAGTTTTCCAAGCCGGTCGGTGACAGGGCCGGGAAGGGTGTCGGCGAGATCGAACAGGGATGGATCCTGAACAGTACAGAAATAAGGAGTGAGGAAAAGTTCCTGGGTGACGACGATTTGCGCGCCACCGGCGGCGGCCTGGCGGATGAGAGTTTCGTGGTGATCGAACGATTCGGCCTTGGTGGGGAAGGTGCCGGATTGAAGCAGGGCGAGGCGTGGCATGTCTTGAGACTAGCGAGGCCTTCGACGGGCGCAAGAAATCTGCGGAGGCCCCGCCACAACAGGGAATATCCGCGCCGGTGACTTCTCAAGCTATCCGAATCTTTCAACAAATAGGGCTCACCCCCCGTTTGGGGGGGTTCAAAAAATGAAGAAAGTAGTTACAAATGCATCGTGTCATCTTGCTTCGAACCCATTCAATGGGCAAGAGCCTGATAATCAAAAACCCAACGATCCCTGAGGATCGACCTCAAACCCTTGTCTTATGCTACCAAACCCATACCGGTGCATATCAAAACAGCGTTTTCCTGATCCGGGGAGAACGTTCGGAGAATAGCGTCGGCTATATTACCCCCCAAATTTGGTAGATTTTTCAAACCCGTGAGGCCGGTAATCGAGGCTCTTGGAGGATCGTGATCATATATAACCCAAAAAGAAATACCCCTCATTCCAAAACCCGTATGAAACCCAAATTCAATACCTCGAGGCTCCGTTTCCAACAGACTGTCGGAGCTTCCCTGATCACCGCCATCACCATCTGCTTCGGAGGCTCCGCCTTCGCTTCGGATTGGGTGGGCGGCACCAGCACCGACTGGAACGTTGACGCCAACTGGTCCGGAGGCGCAGGCACCGGCGGTTCCCAAGCGAACATCAACATCCCGAGTCCGGTAGCGACCATTTCAGCAAACATCGTCGCCACCCCGGTGGACATCGTGATCGGTGACGGATCCGGCATCAGCGGTCGCCTCGACCACGTCGCCGGAACCGCACAGACCGGTGCGGGCAACTGGATGAAAGTCGGGCGCAACGGAGGAACCGGTGTCTACAACCTCGGCAACACCGCCGCGACGGGGGGAACCTTTACCGGAATCGGCCAGGGCACCGGAACAATGAATGTCAGAGGGCGGCTTTATGTCGCTGGTGAAAGCGGCTCGAACAGCAACGGCACCGCGAACATCAACACCACGGGGAACCTTGCGATCGACAGCGAGTTCAACATCGGCACGAACGCCAGCACCGGTGTGGTGAATCTGGACAGCGGCGTGGTCACCAACAACGACTGGGTGCGTATCGGCGCGGGTAACTCGGGTACGGGAACCGTGAATATCTCCGGAGGATCGCTGACCAAGAACGGAGGCAACCATTTCATCCTCGGTGACGGGGGCGGCTCCACCGGTTCCGTCACGCTGAACGCCGGCACGGTCGCGATCAGCGGCGAGTGCTGGGTGGGGCAGGCAGGCGGCAAGGGCACGTTGAACATCAACGGTGGAACCTTTTCCAACAACAGCTGGGCCGCGGTCGGGCGGGCGAACGGTGCCAGCGATGGTACGGTGAACCACGTCGCCGGCAAGTGGGACAAGACCGGTGGCGGCCAGTTCATCATCGGTGACGGCGGCAAGGGGGTCTACAATCTCAGCGGGACCGGAGAGCTTGCCGTCAATGGCGAGGTGTGGGTCGGCCAGGCAAGCACCGGCAACGGCAAGCTGAAGTTCGAAGCCGGAAAAATCTCTAACAACAACTGGGTGGCGATCGGCCGCGACAATGGCACCGGTGTGGTTGACATGACGGGGGGAGAGTGGATCAAGACCGGCGCGGGCAGCCAGTTCATCGTCGGTGCGAGCGGACCCGGGACCTTCAACCTGAGCGCCGGTCTGGTGGATGTCCAGGGAGGTTTCACCTGGGTGGGTGAAGCCGGGAACGCGACCACCGCGGTTTTCAATATTTCGGGCGGTGAGTTCCGCAGTCCAATCATTTCGGTCGGACCGGAGTCGCCGAACGCGACCCTCAACCTGACGGGCGGCACGGTGAGGACCCGGCGCTTCTCCGGCACCCGCGAACGGGATGCGAACCAGCAGACCGGCGTGGGAACCATCCACTTCAGCGGCACCCAGGTCATCGCCACCGCGAACGACTCGGCGTTCTTCAACCAGGTGGACAACACCATCATTGATGGTGGCGGCTTCCTTCTGAACAGCAACGGATTCAATCTCCTCGCCTCTTCCCAGATCCTGAGCGGAACGGGCGGAATTGTGAAATCCGGCCTCGGCACCCTCACGCTGAACGGCGTGCACACCTATGCCGGTGCGAACACCATCAATGCGGGCAAGCTGGCCTTGAATTCCGCCTCCACCGGCACCGGCAACATCACGGTTGCGAATGATGCGGCCCTGGGCGTCAACCAGCTCGATGCGACGAAGAGCCTCTCTCCGGTCAATGTCACCTTCGGTTCATCGGCGGCGGTTTCCGCATTGCCGACCTCTCTGGACATCGACCTTGGCAACACGGTCGGAAATCCGGGAGTGCCGGCATTGAATGTCACCGGCACGCTGACGCTGAACCGTACGGTGACGATCAACATCGCCGACCAACTGCCGGCCACCGGTACGTTCCCGCTGATTAATTACGCCGGAGCGAAAGCCGGCACGGGCGGCTTCGTCCTCGGCACATTGCCGAATGGTGTTGTGGCCACTCTCGTCGAGAGCGCTGGAGTTGTATCCCTCTTCGTGAGCAGCGCCTCGCTGCCCACCTGGGATGGAAGCGATGCCACCGGAGTGACGAAGGTGGGTAATGTCAGCGAGACGCTCGTCACGTTGACGGATGTCTCAGGCATCACGGCTGGTCAA
Protein-coding regions in this window:
- a CDS encoding response regulator transcription factor; its protein translation is MRLLLIEDNAPLRNAVGQYLREAGYLVDVAATGDEGLWAADGGGHDLVLLDLMLPNVDGMEILRRLRTKGNSVHIIVISARDGLEDRLAALDAGADDYLVKPFPLSEALARVRALLRRSYVKKSPRMSVADLELDPMRRSVCRGDRPVELTALEYRLLEYLFYRSGEVVSRTDIWEHVFEDGTGGSSNAVDVYIGYLRKKINSSGQTELIHTRRGLGYILEEPAP
- a CDS encoding carbon-nitrogen hydrolase, yielding MPRLALLQSGTFPTKAESFDHHETLIRQAAAGGAQIVVTQELFLTPYFCTVQDPSLFDLADTLPGPVTDRLGKLAGKLGIVLVSSLFEHRGPGLYHNTAAIHDADGSLMGLYRKSHIPQDPAFEEKFYFTPGDSGWPVWDTKFGKIGVLICWDQWYPEAARLMALGGAQILVYPTAIGWLPEEKPTLGDAQHCAWETVQRGHAVANGCYLAAVNRTGTQGDTEFWGRSFVANPYGELVAKASTEREEILYHDLDFQAVEDFRRIWPFFRDRRIDGYGDLTKRWR